Proteins encoded in a region of the Paenibacillus sp. W2I17 genome:
- the licT gene encoding BglG family transcription antiterminator LicT, protein MKIEKVLNNNAVVAMNDEQEVIIIGRGIAYQKRAGDMVSEQHIDKIFTLQNEDIQENFKALISSIPLEYMKVSEEIIAYAKLKLGKKLNESIYLHLTDHIHFAIERYRKNLPIRNGLIWETKQLYKEEYEVGMEALNMICDQFGVILPEDEAGFMALHFVNAALNEEMPNIKSMTQVMQEILTIIKYHFKIDFDENSLTFYRFVTHLKFFAQRLVKGKHYKSNNDDELFLMIQKKYPAAHKCSEKIKKFIESNYTYQLTDEELMYLTIHIERVVNATSE, encoded by the coding sequence GTGAAAATCGAGAAGGTGCTGAACAATAATGCTGTAGTTGCAATGAATGACGAACAGGAAGTTATTATCATTGGCCGGGGGATTGCTTATCAGAAGCGGGCGGGTGATATGGTTTCCGAGCAGCATATCGACAAGATATTTACTTTACAGAATGAAGATATTCAGGAAAACTTCAAGGCATTAATCTCAAGCATTCCTCTGGAATACATGAAAGTATCCGAGGAAATCATCGCTTACGCCAAATTAAAACTTGGCAAGAAATTAAATGAGAGCATTTACTTACATCTCACAGATCATATTCATTTTGCTATTGAGCGGTATCGTAAGAATCTGCCCATACGCAACGGTTTAATCTGGGAGACAAAGCAGTTATACAAAGAGGAATATGAAGTCGGAATGGAAGCGCTCAATATGATCTGTGATCAGTTTGGTGTGATCTTGCCCGAGGACGAAGCCGGTTTTATGGCCCTTCACTTTGTCAATGCAGCTTTGAACGAGGAAATGCCCAACATCAAGAGTATGACGCAGGTCATGCAGGAAATCTTGACAATCATCAAGTATCATTTCAAGATTGATTTTGATGAGAACTCACTGACATTTTATCGCTTTGTGACGCATTTGAAGTTTTTCGCCCAACGTTTGGTGAAGGGAAAACATTACAAGAGCAACAACGATGATGAACTGTTCCTGATGATTCAGAAAAAGTATCCGGCAGCACACAAGTGCTCGGAGAAAATTAAGAAATTCATTGAAAGCAACTACACGTATCAACTAACTGACGAAGAATTGATGTACTTAACGATCCATATTGAGAGAGTTGTGAATGCAACTTCTGAATAA
- a CDS encoding beta-glucoside-specific PTS transporter subunit IIABC, with product MKHEQLAKDILSGVGGKQNINSVVHCATRLRFKLKNDNNAKTDELKNLPGVITVMQSGGQYQVVVGNEVSDVYKALLQVGNMNADEPVSSDDSESSGKKESLLGQFIDLISGVFTPILGLLAATGMIKGFLSMFTSLEWLDPASGTYQLLNAAGDCLFYFFPIFLGYTAMKKFGGSPFLGMAIGASLVYPTLSGLSGGEPLYTLFAGTLFESPIHITFLGIPVILMSYSSSVIPIIIAAYFGAKVEAFFKKIIPSVVRTFLTPFFTILIVVPVTFLLIGPIATWASQLIGAGVSGIYDLSPLVTGIVVGGLWQVLVIFGLHWGIVPIMLLNLSTLKADPILAMMFAASFAQIGAVLGVMLKTKNTKLKSLGVPAFVSGIFGVTEPAIYGLTLPLKKPFIMSCIASATAGGIIGFAGSKMFVFASGIFGVPALISPTEGINYEFWMAMIATIIAFVLGFVLVYFVGFKDPANPEAAKQAPEPVKEEKAALEPNPNNRYEIASPMTGEVVPLQEINDATFAGEHMGKGIAIRPTSGRVVSPINGVVQTIYRTKHAIGLVDDQGVEILIHIGQDTVQLKGQHFTAHVKDGDRVSVGDLIVEFDLQAIIEAGYETVTPIIVTNTADYLDVVATTNREVQEKDKLVTVIG from the coding sequence ATGAAACACGAGCAATTAGCCAAAGACATTCTGTCTGGCGTTGGTGGTAAACAGAACATTAACAGCGTGGTGCACTGCGCGACCAGACTTCGTTTCAAATTAAAAAATGACAATAATGCGAAAACAGACGAACTCAAAAATCTACCTGGAGTCATAACGGTAATGCAAAGCGGGGGGCAATACCAGGTAGTTGTGGGTAACGAAGTGTCTGATGTGTATAAAGCCTTGTTACAGGTGGGTAATATGAATGCGGATGAACCGGTCTCAAGTGATGATTCAGAATCTTCCGGTAAAAAAGAGAGTCTTCTGGGTCAGTTTATCGACTTGATCTCTGGTGTATTTACACCAATTCTCGGATTGCTAGCTGCAACAGGGATGATCAAAGGTTTCCTGTCCATGTTCACTTCTCTCGAATGGCTGGACCCGGCTTCAGGAACATATCAATTGTTGAATGCTGCAGGAGACTGTCTATTCTACTTCTTCCCAATCTTCCTGGGTTACACAGCTATGAAAAAATTCGGTGGATCTCCATTCCTCGGGATGGCCATCGGAGCATCACTTGTATATCCGACCTTATCCGGTCTTAGTGGTGGGGAACCGCTCTATACGCTGTTTGCAGGCACATTGTTTGAATCACCGATTCATATCACGTTCCTGGGTATTCCGGTTATCTTGATGAGTTATTCTTCATCCGTCATTCCGATTATTATTGCTGCTTATTTTGGAGCAAAGGTAGAAGCATTCTTTAAAAAGATCATTCCTTCTGTTGTGAGAACGTTCCTCACGCCATTCTTTACAATTCTGATTGTTGTACCTGTAACATTCCTCTTGATTGGTCCAATCGCGACATGGGCAAGTCAACTGATTGGTGCCGGGGTATCGGGCATCTATGACTTGAGTCCGTTGGTAACCGGTATTGTTGTTGGTGGATTGTGGCAAGTATTGGTTATCTTCGGGTTACACTGGGGTATCGTACCAATCATGCTGCTGAATCTGTCCACACTGAAAGCAGATCCGATTCTGGCGATGATGTTTGCTGCTTCTTTTGCTCAGATTGGTGCTGTTCTTGGCGTTATGCTTAAAACGAAAAATACCAAACTTAAATCACTGGGTGTTCCTGCCTTTGTGTCCGGGATTTTTGGTGTAACTGAGCCTGCTATCTATGGTCTTACTTTGCCACTGAAAAAACCATTTATTATGAGTTGTATTGCTTCTGCAACCGCTGGTGGTATTATTGGATTTGCAGGTTCCAAAATGTTTGTATTTGCTTCAGGCATCTTTGGTGTTCCAGCGCTGATTAGTCCCACAGAGGGGATCAACTATGAATTCTGGATGGCTATGATTGCCACTATTATTGCTTTTGTACTAGGCTTTGTTCTCGTTTATTTTGTAGGATTCAAAGATCCTGCTAATCCAGAGGCTGCCAAACAGGCTCCAGAGCCAGTAAAAGAAGAGAAGGCTGCACTTGAGCCTAATCCAAACAATCGTTACGAAATTGCCAGCCCGATGACGGGTGAGGTGGTTCCTTTGCAAGAAATTAACGATGCTACATTTGCTGGTGAACATATGGGTAAAGGGATTGCTATTCGTCCAACCAGTGGGAGAGTTGTATCTCCGATTAATGGTGTGGTACAGACGATTTACCGTACCAAACATGCAATTGGTCTTGTAGATGATCAAGGTGTAGAGATTCTGATCCATATCGGTCAGGATACGGTACAGCTCAAAGGTCAACATTTCACTGCACATGTGAAAGATGGAGATCGTGTGAGTGTTGGCGATCTGATCGTTGAATTCGATCTGCAAGCCATTATTGAGGCGGGTTATGAGACCGTAACACCGATTATTGTAACTAATACGGCTGATTATTTGGACGTGGTTGCTACAACAAATCGTGAAGTGCAAGAAAAGGATAAATTGGTTACGGTTATTGGTTAA
- a CDS encoding beta-glucoside-specific PTS transporter subunit IIABC: protein MSNYDQLAKDILSRVGGRENVNSVFHCVTRLRFKLKNESVAKTEELKNLPGVITVMQSGGQYQVVIGNEVPDVYKAVVKVGNFPSEGQVEEETDNSGKRVGLFSRFIDMISGVFTPLLGLLAATGMIKGFTAMFLSFGWLTDTSGTYQLLNATGDCLFYFFPIFLGYTAIKKFGGSPFLGMAIGASLVYPTLSGLTTGDPLYTLFAGTLFESPIHITFLGIPVILMSYSTSVIPIIVATFFAVKIERFFKNIIPKVVSTFLVPFFTLLVIVPATFILIGPVSTWAGQLIGAGATGIYDLSPVVTGLIIGGLWQVFVLFGLHWGLVPVMLLNLSTSGADPVIAMSFAASFAQIGAVLAVTLKTKNTKLKSLGIPAFISGIFGVTEPAIYGVTLPLKKPFIMSCIAGGIGGGILGLAGSKLYMFGGLGVFGYPTFINPATGVDSGFYMAIVATAVAFILGFVLTYVVGFKDKVEATPAPAPVLDPNPNSRYEIVSPMAGEVVALNEINDITFAGEHMGKGIAIRPTSGRVVSPITGVVQTVYRTKHAIGLVSDDGVEMLIHIGQDTVKLKGQHFTTHVKDGDRVNAGDLIVEFDLQAIKDAGYETVTPIIVTNTSNYLDVVGTKDASVHEKDKLITVLS, encoded by the coding sequence ATGAGCAACTACGATCAATTAGCTAAGGACATTCTGTCACGTGTAGGTGGTCGCGAGAATGTAAACAGTGTATTCCATTGCGTAACAAGACTGCGGTTTAAACTGAAAAATGAAAGCGTAGCCAAAACGGAAGAACTTAAAAATCTGCCAGGTGTTATTACCGTCATGCAAAGTGGTGGACAATATCAAGTCGTTATCGGCAACGAAGTGCCGGATGTATATAAAGCAGTCGTTAAAGTAGGGAATTTCCCAAGTGAAGGACAAGTTGAAGAAGAAACGGACAACTCAGGCAAAAGAGTAGGGTTGTTCAGTCGGTTTATCGACATGATCTCCGGTGTGTTCACACCGTTACTCGGTTTGCTGGCTGCGACAGGTATGATCAAAGGTTTTACAGCCATGTTTTTATCCTTTGGATGGCTTACAGACACTTCTGGAACGTACCAACTGTTGAATGCAACGGGTGACTGTCTGTTCTACTTCTTCCCGATCTTCCTTGGTTATACTGCAATCAAGAAATTTGGCGGTTCACCATTCTTGGGTATGGCGATAGGTGCTTCACTAGTCTATCCTACGCTGTCCGGCCTGACTACAGGAGATCCACTGTACACCTTGTTTGCAGGGACGTTGTTTGAATCACCGATTCACATTACGTTCCTGGGTATTCCGGTAATTCTGATGAGCTATTCTACATCGGTTATTCCGATCATTGTTGCCACATTCTTCGCTGTTAAAATTGAAAGATTCTTCAAAAATATTATTCCTAAAGTTGTTAGCACGTTCCTTGTTCCATTCTTTACATTGCTCGTTATCGTTCCGGCAACGTTCATTCTGATTGGTCCAGTATCCACTTGGGCAGGCCAGTTGATTGGTGCAGGAGCAACAGGCATCTACGATTTAAGTCCAGTTGTTACAGGTTTGATTATCGGTGGATTGTGGCAAGTGTTTGTATTGTTTGGTCTCCACTGGGGACTTGTGCCAGTCATGCTTCTTAACTTGAGTACTTCTGGGGCTGATCCGGTAATTGCCATGTCTTTCGCTGCCTCCTTTGCCCAAATCGGTGCCGTACTTGCAGTTACACTGAAAACCAAAAATACGAAATTGAAATCTTTAGGTATTCCGGCCTTCATCTCTGGGATCTTCGGTGTAACCGAGCCCGCAATTTACGGTGTGACACTTCCACTGAAAAAGCCGTTTATCATGAGCTGTATTGCAGGTGGTATCGGTGGAGGTATCTTGGGATTGGCGGGTTCGAAGCTTTACATGTTTGGCGGACTTGGCGTATTTGGTTATCCAACCTTCATTAACCCGGCTACAGGCGTTGATTCTGGATTCTACATGGCAATTGTAGCTACAGCGGTTGCGTTCATCCTTGGCTTTGTTCTGACGTACGTGGTTGGATTCAAAGACAAAGTGGAAGCTACACCAGCTCCAGCACCTGTACTTGATCCAAATCCGAACAGCAGATACGAAATTGTAAGCCCAATGGCTGGAGAAGTTGTTGCACTGAACGAAATTAATGACATAACGTTTGCAGGTGAGCACATGGGTAAAGGGATTGCAATTCGTCCAACCAGTGGTAGAGTGGTATCTCCAATCACTGGTGTCGTTCAAACCGTATATCGTACCAAACACGCTATTGGTCTTGTAAGCGATGATGGTGTAGAGATGCTGATCCATATTGGACAGGATACGGTCAAGCTGAAAGGTCAACATTTTACAACCCATGTGAAAGATGGAGACCGTGTTAATGCAGGTGACCTGATTGTTGAGTTTGATCTGCAAGCCATTAAGGATGCAGGGTATGAGACGGTTACACCGATCATTGTTACTAATACTTCAAATTATCTGGACGTTGTAGGAACAAAAGATGCATCCGTTCATGAGAAAGATAAATTGATCACGGTATTAAGCTAA
- a CDS encoding 6-phospho-beta-glucosidase: MNEKFTAFPENFLWGGATAANQLEGAYLEGGKGLTTVDLIPIGANRWNIALGNLDSYEPKEGEFYPSHEAIDFYHRYKEDIALFAEMGFKCLRLSIAWARIFPNGDEAEPNEAGLQFYDDVFDELLKYNIEPVVTICHFDVPVHLVETYGGWKNRKMIGFFEKYATTLFNRYKNKVKYWMTFNEINMLLHLPYIGAGIVLQDGENKDQVLYQAAHHELVASALAVKACHEIIPDAQIGCMLAAGMVYPYSSNPDDVWKAMEKDRESFFFIDVQSKGAYPGYTKRFFRENDIRIDMQPEDAEILMQNTVDYIGFSYYASRCTSTDPEILKDSTEGNVFGSVKNPYLQASEWGWTIDPKGLRITLNQLHDRYGKPLFIVENGLGATDVLLDNDSVEDDYRIEYLNSHFAEMAEAIQDGVELIGYTSWGPIDLVSAGTGEMKKRYGYIYVDRNNDGTGTLRRVKKKSFHWYKDVIASNGAQYF, translated from the coding sequence ATGAATGAAAAGTTTACAGCCTTCCCGGAGAATTTTCTCTGGGGAGGAGCAACCGCAGCGAATCAATTGGAAGGTGCTTATCTGGAAGGTGGCAAAGGTTTAACAACGGTAGATCTGATTCCGATTGGTGCCAATCGATGGAACATTGCTCTGGGTAACCTGGATTCATATGAACCAAAAGAAGGGGAATTCTATCCTTCACATGAAGCTATTGACTTCTATCATCGATATAAGGAAGATATTGCGTTATTTGCAGAAATGGGATTTAAGTGCCTCAGGCTTTCCATAGCCTGGGCACGGATTTTCCCTAATGGTGATGAAGCGGAGCCAAACGAAGCAGGCTTGCAATTTTATGATGATGTCTTTGATGAGTTATTAAAATACAACATTGAACCTGTGGTAACGATTTGCCATTTCGATGTACCTGTACATCTGGTCGAGACTTACGGCGGGTGGAAGAATCGCAAGATGATTGGTTTCTTTGAGAAATATGCGACGACGCTGTTCAATCGATACAAGAATAAAGTGAAATACTGGATGACGTTTAACGAGATCAACATGTTGCTGCATCTCCCGTACATTGGAGCGGGTATTGTTCTGCAGGATGGTGAAAACAAAGATCAGGTCCTGTATCAGGCAGCACATCATGAATTGGTAGCGAGTGCACTTGCTGTTAAGGCTTGTCATGAGATCATTCCAGATGCACAGATCGGGTGTATGTTAGCCGCTGGAATGGTGTATCCATACAGCTCTAACCCGGATGACGTGTGGAAGGCTATGGAGAAAGATCGCGAATCATTCTTCTTCATCGACGTGCAGTCGAAGGGAGCATATCCAGGTTATACGAAAAGATTTTTCAGAGAAAATGACATTCGGATTGACATGCAACCGGAAGATGCAGAGATTTTGATGCAGAACACGGTCGATTATATCGGTTTTAGCTATTACGCAAGCCGGTGTACCAGTACGGACCCTGAGATTTTGAAAGATTCGACAGAAGGCAATGTATTTGGTTCGGTGAAGAATCCATATCTTCAAGCATCCGAGTGGGGATGGACCATTGATCCGAAGGGGCTTCGAATTACGCTTAATCAACTGCATGATCGCTATGGCAAACCTTTGTTTATCGTAGAAAATGGACTTGGAGCAACCGATGTGTTGTTAGACAATGACTCCGTTGAAGATGACTATCGCATCGAATATTTGAATAGTCATTTTGCCGAAATGGCTGAAGCAATTCAAGACGGTGTAGAGCTCATAGGTTACACAAGCTGGGGACCGATTGACCTGGTCAGTGCGGGTACCGGAGAGATGAAGAAACGTTATGGCTATATCTATGTAGATAGAAATAATGATGGTACGGGCACACTTCGCAGAGTGAAAAAGAAGAGTTTTCACTGGTACAAAGATGTCATTGCGAGTAATGGCGCACAATATTTCTGA
- a CDS encoding RidA family protein: MNIDKITRKNPANMPAPVGQYTHITRIPRNAELFVTSGQIGADHNGLFPESLNEQVTNTFNNIKTVLESERLDAEHIIKVNVWATEKIDWDFLYAEWGQLFSTDYPAMTIGYITALGLPEIKIEIELWAAKV; encoded by the coding sequence ATGAATATTGACAAAATTACTAGAAAAAATCCAGCAAATATGCCAGCTCCTGTAGGTCAGTACACGCATATTACAAGAATCCCGAGGAATGCAGAGTTATTTGTGACTTCGGGTCAAATTGGAGCAGATCATAATGGTCTTTTTCCAGAGAGTCTGAATGAGCAAGTCACTAATACATTTAATAATATTAAAACAGTGCTCGAATCTGAGCGTTTAGATGCTGAACATATTATCAAAGTAAACGTATGGGCAACCGAGAAAATCGATTGGGATTTCTTATATGCCGAGTGGGGACAATTATTTAGTACGGATTATCCTGCAATGACGATTGGATACATTACGGCGTTAGGTCTACCAGAGATTAAAATTGAAATAGAGCTTTGGGCAGCAAAAGTGTAA
- a CDS encoding S8 family peptidase — MWLWLGVFAFILLVIGFVYRYLDQLAESKFHPHAPKQLLVKFKEGTTEDEMHTLHKKGRCKVAETYEDLGWYRLESRKKMHRMLKHYKDHELIEHAEPNYLVEASFTPNDPFFPYQYNLSKINAPAAWDITQSNSSVKIAIIDTGVQLNHPELASKLLPGYDYVDYDNIPEDGNGHGTHVAGIAASVTNNGVGIAGAAPLASIVPLRVLDNNGQGTIGNVGNGLVFAANNGVQVVNLSLGGPMGNTFLQAAVQYAWDRGAVIIAAAGNDNTSFPIVPASYPNVIAVASTNPSDLKSNFSNYGPWVDMAAPGDTILSTYLGGSYAYLSGTSMAAPHVAGVAALLAAQGKTNAQIRDALCFASDPVSGSGIYWTYGRLNAYQSLQVP, encoded by the coding sequence ATGTGGTTATGGTTAGGTGTTTTTGCTTTCATTTTGCTAGTAATCGGGTTCGTGTATCGTTATCTGGACCAACTTGCCGAGAGCAAGTTTCATCCTCACGCTCCCAAGCAGCTCTTAGTCAAATTCAAGGAAGGTACAACCGAGGATGAGATGCACACCCTTCACAAAAAAGGGAGATGTAAGGTCGCTGAGACATATGAAGATTTAGGATGGTACCGTTTGGAATCCCGCAAAAAAATGCACCGGATGTTGAAACATTACAAAGATCATGAGCTTATAGAACATGCAGAGCCCAATTACCTCGTTGAGGCATCCTTCACTCCCAATGACCCTTTCTTTCCTTATCAGTATAACCTGTCCAAAATCAATGCACCCGCTGCATGGGATATTACTCAGAGTAACAGCTCTGTCAAAATCGCAATTATCGATACCGGTGTACAGCTGAACCATCCAGAATTGGCCTCCAAGCTCCTCCCCGGTTATGATTATGTTGATTATGATAACATCCCTGAGGACGGGAACGGTCACGGCACCCATGTAGCCGGGATCGCTGCCTCCGTTACCAACAATGGTGTGGGCATCGCAGGCGCTGCACCGCTCGCATCCATCGTTCCGCTCCGGGTACTGGATAACAACGGGCAAGGAACGATAGGTAATGTCGGTAACGGGCTTGTCTTTGCTGCCAACAATGGTGTTCAGGTTGTTAACCTGAGCCTTGGAGGGCCAATGGGAAATACTTTCCTTCAAGCTGCCGTACAGTATGCTTGGGATCGAGGAGCTGTGATTATTGCTGCAGCCGGTAACGACAACACTTCATTCCCAATCGTACCCGCATCGTATCCCAATGTGATTGCTGTCGCTTCAACCAACCCCTCCGATCTCAAATCCAATTTCTCCAACTATGGCCCTTGGGTGGACATGGCTGCACCGGGTGATACCATTCTATCCACATACCTGGGTGGCTCCTATGCCTATCTTAGCGGAACATCAATGGCTGCCCCCCATGTAGCTGGAGTGGCTGCACTTCTCGCTGCACAAGGGAAAACAAATGCTCAAATTCGAGATGCGCTGTGTTTCGCTTCTGATCCAGTATCAGGCTCCGGGATCTACTGGACGTATGGTCGACTGAATGCTTATCAGAGCTTGCAGGTGCCATAA
- a CDS encoding GNAT family N-acetyltransferase yields MDLLTQLQSIPTVTPVQAHQIHDAIDFAMRVRREVFPMMDHTKLPVDFEQFREHYLDSDGSIFLVAIMGDAGIVGSIGILPYDGRIEAVEGRYAAQSAAEIVKCYVDPAYRRFGIGSMLMNELENLVKDMHYTTLYLHTHRFLPGAVDFWKRQGFTVIAEQEDDWQTVHMDKLACK; encoded by the coding sequence GTGGATTTGTTGACACAACTTCAGAGTATACCGACAGTCACACCAGTTCAGGCACACCAGATTCATGATGCCATTGATTTTGCCATGCGTGTACGCAGAGAAGTGTTTCCGATGATGGATCATACGAAATTGCCTGTGGACTTCGAGCAGTTCAGAGAACATTATCTGGACTCCGATGGTTCGATATTTCTTGTTGCAATAATGGGGGATGCGGGGATCGTCGGTTCTATTGGGATATTACCATATGATGGACGTATTGAAGCTGTGGAAGGTCGATATGCAGCTCAATCGGCTGCCGAAATAGTGAAATGTTATGTAGATCCCGCGTATCGTAGGTTTGGCATTGGTTCGATGTTGATGAACGAACTGGAGAACTTGGTAAAGGATATGCACTATACGACACTGTATTTGCATACACATCGCTTCTTGCCAGGAGCCGTAGATTTCTGGAAACGCCAAGGGTTTACGGTTATTGCTGAGCAGGAGGATGACTGGCAAACCGTACATATGGACAAGTTGGCATGTAAGTGA